Proteins found in one Triticum aestivum cultivar Chinese Spring chromosome 4D, IWGSC CS RefSeq v2.1, whole genome shotgun sequence genomic segment:
- the LOC123100143 gene encoding zinc finger protein 8-like, which translates to MGGGGGGGGEGGVGGGAESVREPHGFGNVASFSELPFLRSSAPPRESPNSGIRLFGIDVPHASPEERIKEATAASSATPSATTQSSSGAAITAASAAPDSNRKFECHYCCRHFPTSQALGGHQNAHKRERQHAKRVQMQSAMAAAAAAAGSAHHHHHLLGYPQHRFSATLYPSWTTVSGGLSYGQQFYRGIGAVGQPINGNPLPEAQWRRPLAAHGNMGMPLAGERRPVTLHMFGEEQRASPSHGAASPSSSSLLLSPQGQSACEQPATTAAPEGVSLDLHL; encoded by the coding sequence atgggcggcggtggaggcggaggcggtgaAGGTGGTGTCGGTGGTGGCGCAGAGAGCGTGCGGGAGCCTCATGGCTTTGGCAACGTTGCGTCCTTCTCCGAGTTGCCATTCCTGCGCTCCAGCGCTCCTCCGCGAGAAAGCCCCAACTCTGGCATTCGTCTCTTCGGCATTGACGTCCCGCATGCATCACCTGAGGAAAGAATTAAAGAAGCCACCGCTGCCAGCAGCGCGACCCCTTCTGCCACCACGCAGAGCAGCAGTGGAGCTGCCATCACCGCTGCAAGCGCCGCCCCGGACAGCAACCGCAAGTTCGAGTGCCACTACTGCTGCAGGCATTTCCCGACATCACAGGCGCTCGGCGGCCACCAGAACGCGCACAAGCGCGAGCGGCAGCATGCGAAGCGGGTGCAGATGCAGTCAGcgatggctgcggcggcagcggctgctggcagcgcgcaccaccaccaccacctccttggCTACCCGCAGCACCGCTTCAGTGCGACATTGTACCCGTCGTGGACCACGGTGAGTGGCGGTCTCTCCTATGGCCAGCAGTTCTACAGGGGGATCGGGGCGGTCGGTCAGCCGATCAACGGGAACCCTCTGCCTGAGGCGCAGTGGAGGAGGCCGCTGGCTGCGCATGGCAACATGGGCATGCCGTTGGCTGGAGAGCGGCGGCCGGTCACGCTGCACATGTTCGGAGAAGAGCAGAGAGCTTCCCCTTCTCATGGGGCGgcctccccctcctcttcctctttaCTGCTCTCCCCGCAAGGTCAGTCTGCTTGCGAGCAGCCAGCCACCACCGCAGCACCCGAGGGTGTGAGCTTAGATTTGCATCTATAA
- the LOC123098234 gene encoding cysteine synthase 2 → MAAATATAAGAAAAAASISLFAYYFLFGRSGSKFPWARTTGADDRRTRRKGLVEAVGNTPLIRINSLSDATGCEILGKAEFLNPGGSVKDRVAVKIIEEALKSGDLVCGGVVTEGSAGSTAISLATVAPAYGCRCHVVIPDDAAVEKSQIIEALGATVERVRPVSITHRDHFVNIARRRALEANIASAQREPNHIQTNGSAYVDTKTLNSKQTNGSAHASSEVPDNGKCYPNSDSKGGFFADQFENMANYRAHYEWTGPEIWKQTKGTVHAFVAAAGTGGTIAGVSRYLKEMNRNVRCFLMDPPGSGLFNKVTRGVMYTKEEAEGKRLKNPFDTITEGIGINRVTANFMMAELDGAYRGTDREAVEMSRFLLRRDGLFVGSSSAMNCVGAVRVARDLGPGHTIVTILCDSGMRHLSKFFNDEYLANHGLTPTATGLEFLDQ, encoded by the exons ATGGCGgctgcgacggcgacggcggcaggaGCAGCCGCTGCGGCCGCCTCCATATCCTTGTTTGCATACTACTTCCTCTTCGGCAGGAGCGGCTCCAAGTTCCCATGGGCCCGCACCACCGGCGCGGACGACCGGAGGACGCGGCGGAAGGGCCTCGTGGAGGCCGTCGGCAACACGCCTCTCATCCGCATCAACAGCCTCTCTGACGCCACCGGGTGTGAG ATTCTGGGGAAGGCCGAATTTCTGAACCCGGGAGGCAGCGTGAAGGACCGTGTGGCGGTTAAGATTATCGAGGAG GCTCTGAAATCTGGGGATCTTGTCTGTGGTGGTGTAGTAACAGAAGGGAGTGCCGGAAGCACGGCTATTAGCTTGGCCACTGTTGCTCCTGCTTATGGCTGTAGGTGCCATGTTGTTATTCCTGATGATGCTGCCGTTGAGAAG TCTCAAATAATTGAAGCGCTTGGAGCTACTGTGGAACGAGTGCGTCCTGTTTCAATCACTCACAGAGACCATTTTGTCAATATTGCAAGAAGAAGGGCATTGGAAGCCAATATAGCATCAGCACAAAGGGAACCTAATCACATACAAACTAATGGTTCAGCCTATGTTGATACTAAAACGCTGAACTCCAAACAAACTAACGGTTCAGCACATGCCAGTTCTGAAGTGCCTGACAATGGCAAATGTTACCCTAATTCTGATTCAAAGGGAGGTTTCTTTGCTGACCAGTTTGAGAATATGGCAAACTATCGAGCGCATTACGAATGGACTGGTCCTGAGATATGGAAGCAAACTAAAGGGACTGTTCATGCCTTTGTTGCTGCCGCTGGTACTGGCGGTACAATTGCTGGAGTTTCACGATATCTTAAG GAAATGAACAGAAATGTCCGATGCTTtttaatggatccacctggatctgGTCTGTTTAATAAGGTAACCAGAGGGGTTATGTATACAAAAGAGGAGGCTGAGGGCAAAAGGCTGAAAAATCCTTTTGACACTATTACTGAAGGAATTGGAATCAACAGGGTCACAGCAAATTTTATGATGGCAGAACTGGATGGTGCTTACCGGGGAACAGATAGAGAAGCTGTTGAGATGTCAAG GTTCCTGCTGAGAAGAGATGGACTATTTGTTGGGAGTTCTTCAGCCATGAATTGTGTTGGGGCTGTAAGAGTTGCCCGGGATTTAGGTCCAGGACATACAATTGTGACAATTCTCTGCGACAGTGGGATGAGGCATCTAAGTAAGTTCTTCAATGATGAATATTTGGCCAATCATGGGTTGACACCAACTGCTACTGGTCTGGAGTTTCTTGATCAGTAA
- the LOC123098233 gene encoding pentatricopeptide repeat-containing protein ATP4 homolog, chloroplastic, with protein MASLPICPSSPSSFLSWPHRPISLSFQPKNHSSSASPAAAHVSVQDSPPQDPAPPSDPGQNPKISSTAKFLWVNPNSPRAAELARARAGSGRRARLAAAAAALAACEPAEAPVAAALEAAFPEAPSEQDAAIVLNTAAGNPATAVLALRWFLENAEVRSKVILYNVVFKVLRNRRRWSETEALWDAMLRDGVQPDNTTFSTVISCARACGPPGKAVEWFEKMPESGCSPDMLTYSVVIDAYGRAGDAEMALRLYDRARSERCQLDPVICATVIKVHSTSGNFDGALNVFEEMKAVGVKPNLVVYNTVLDAMGRAMRPWVVKTIHREMVSQKVQPNRATYCCLLQAYTRARYGEDAMIVYRKMKDEVMDIDVVLYNMLLSMCADIGYVDEAEEIFRDMKSSMDTKCKPDSWTYSSMVTLYSCTGNVPGAEAILKEMAEAGFKPNIFILTSLTRCYGKAGCTDDVVRSFGMLKELKITPDDRFCGCLLTVAADTPVEELGKVVDCIDRSNAELGTVVKLLADRKASTESFKEAARGILSGARGVVKMPYCNCLMDLCINLGQMEKACALLDAALQLDIYSNVQTRTQTQWSLHLRGLSVGAALTTLHVWMNDLYTTLQSGEELPPLLGIHTGEGRNMYSDKGLASVFESHLKELDAPFHGAPDKAGWFLTTSVAAKHWLEAKKSSELVAV; from the coding sequence ATGGCTTCCCTACCCATCTGCCCAtcgtccccttcctccttcctctcaTGGCCGCACCGCCCAATCTCGCTCTCCTTCCAGCCCAAGAAccactcctcctccgcctcgccggccGCCGCACATGTCTCCGTCCAGGACTCGCCGCCCCAGGACCCGGCGCCTCCCTCCGACCCCGGCCAGAACCCCAAGATTTCCAGCACTGCGAAGTTCCTCTGGGTCAACCCCAACAGCCCGCGCGCCGCCGAACTCGCCCGCGCGcgcgccggatccggccgccgggcccgcctcgccgccgcggccgcagCGCTCGCCGCGTGCGAGCCCGCCGaggcgcccgtcgccgccgcgctCGAGGCCGCCTTCCCCGAGGCCCCCTCCGAGCAGGACGCCGCCATCGTGCTCAACACGGCCGCCGGCAACCCGGCCACCGCCGTGCTCGCGCTGCGCTGGTTCCTGGAGAACGCCGAGGTCCGCAGCAAGGTCATCCTCTACAACGTCGTGTTCAAGGTGCTGCGCAATCGGCGGCGCTGGAGCGAAACGGAGGCGCTCTGGGACGCGATGCTGCGGGACGGCGTGCAGCCGGACAACACCACCTTCTCGACCGTCATCAGCTGCGCGCGCGCCTGCGGCCCGCCCGGCAAGGCCGTggagtggttcgagaagatgcCGGAGTCAGGGTGCTCGCCGGACATGCTCACCTACTCGGTCGTGATCGACGCGTACGGCCGCGCCGGGGACGCCGAGATGGCACTCCGCTTGTACGACCGTGCCCGGTCCGAGAGATGCCAGCTCGACCCTGTCATATGCGCCACGGTGATCAAGGTGCACTCCACCAGCGGCAATTTCGACGGCGCACTCAACGTGTTTGAGGAAATGAAGGCCGTCGGCGTCAAGCCAAACCTGGTCGTGTACAACACCGTGCTGGACGCCATGGGCCGTGCCATGCGGCCATGGGTAGTGAAGACCATCCACAGGGAGATGGTCAGCCAGAAGGTGCAGCCCAACAGAGCAACCTACTGCTGTCTCCTGCAGGCGTACACCAGGGCACGCTACGGCGAGGACGCGATGATCGTGTACCGGAAGATGAAGGACGAGGTGATGGACATCGACGTGGTGCTGTACAACATGCTCCTGTCAATGTGCGCCGACATCGGCTACGTTGACGAGGCTGAGGAGATCTTCAGAGACATGAAGTCGTCCATGGACACCAAGTGCAAGCCTGATAGCTGGACCTACTCATCAATGGTGACACTATATTCCTGCACTGGTAATGTCCCTGGTGCCGAGGCCATACTGAAGGAGATGGCAGAGGCAGGTTTCAAGCCCAACATCTTCATCCTCACGTCGCTCACCCGGTGCTACGGTAAAGCGGGATGCACTGACGATGTTGTCAGGTCATTCGGCATGCTAAAGGAGCTCAAAATCACGCCTGACGACCGGTTCTGCGGCTGCCTCCTTACCGTGGCAGCGGATACGCCGGTGGAGGAGCTCGGCAAGGTGGTTGACTGCATCGACAGAAGCAATGCCGAGCTTGGCACCGTGGTGAAGCTCCTGGCGGACAGGAAAGCCTCCACTGAATCCTTCAAGGAGGCAGCCAGGGGCATCCTGAGCGGCGCCCGTGGCGTGGTGAAGATGCCCTACTGCAACTGCTTGATGGACCTGTGCATCAACCTGGGGCAGATGGAGAAAGCCTGCGCGCTCCTCGACGCCGCGCTGCAGCTCGACATCTACAGCAACGTGCAGACGAGGACGCAGACGCAGTGGTCGCTGCACCTCAGAGGCCTCTCCGTCGGCGCCGCCCTGACCACACTCCATGTCTGGATGAACGACCTGTACACGACGCTTCAGAGCGGCGAAGAGCTGCCACCACTGCTCGGAATCCACACAGGGGAGGGGAGGAACATGTACTCCGACAAAGGGCTGGCCTCCGTGTTCGAGTCGCATCTCAAGGAGCTCGACGCCCCCTTCCATGGCGCTCCCGACAAGGCCGGCTGGTTCCTGACGACGAGCGTTGCTGCCAAGCACTGGCTGGAGGCGAAGAAGTCGTCAGAGCTAGTCGCCGTGTAA